In the genome of Caenorhabditis elegans chromosome IV, the window GCTTCATTGCAAAACTCTTGGATTTGCTTTCTCTTTGCATTTCCAAGTATTCGTTTCACAGCCACTTCTATTGGAGGATTCGTGCTTCCGACTGCTTTGTATTGTCCTTTGAATACCTCTCCAAAGGCTCCGCAACCCAACTTTTTATCCAGGTTGATTGTACTATGGATAAGCACATTCGATCCACGTGGCGTTGGAATCAGGAAAGGTGTTGCTTGAGGCCAGGCTTCCAGAAGCTGGCGAATGTGGAGGAATCGTCTGTTTGGCATTGTGGGGAACTTTTCAtacaactgaaaaagttaatgCTAACATAGAAAACTTTGATATTCGTTAAATAATACCTTTTTGCAGCACCATCCATCCTCATTAAAGTCCAGTTGatagtgaaaaattttctttttccagtTGACGGAAATGCACAAAAACTTATTTGGTTTTGTGATTGCACGTCTCACAAGATAAGCACGATCCCAAGTCAACAACTTCTCAGCTTCCGATCCGAATAACACTCCATGATACACGTGTAGATTGATCAAGTGACTGCGAATGTagtcctgaaaaaatataaaagttgaAAGTTGTCTAGCATTGTTTCGAAAcgcattcaaaattaataggGTTTTCCGTTCCAATGTCgctcaaaaagaaaactatgAGATCAATCAGCGACTACTCTGCCAATGTCCCAACCAATGAGTTGCTGTGGAcggagcaaatcgctgattggtcttgTATTATATTATAGAGGGAATTTAATCAAGAGATTCCATAGTTTCAAATGCATGTATTTAAATGTTTGAGCATTGTGTTTTGCCCACAAGAAAGCACTGACCTCTTCTGGATCACTACTACTGTTAGACATCATCGAAGTTGAGACATTCTTGTTCCCCGATTCCAGTTTATCCGCTCCCGCTTCGTTTGGATTTTTGTCGCTTGCTTCGATGTCTGACGAAGCCTGAAAGGATATTTTATTCATGACGGGAAACCttgccaaaattgcaaaatttgcaatactgaccattggaattttgaagtttcgtTTGAAATCAGAACTAGAAATAACACTTCGCATTTCTTCTTAATAATATTGGTTGCTTCCCATAAAAGTCAAACTCACATCATTCAACCTGACACATTCCAGTGCAAGATCATCATCACTCTCGTGTTCCGATTTTATTGAATTCATTCTTTAAATCGTTCACCAATGAAATATTGATAAACGTCCTATCACCAGTGTCGGACAATTGTGAAATAATCTCTTTTCGTACAAAACGTGATTTTTTGGttagagaacaaaaaaattcacacgTATTCCTTGCAACAAAACTTGgcctttaaaaaagttttaaatccaacgtgaaacttattttttcaaatgaaaattaatttttgggcgATCCCTCTAGGCTGTCTTCAAGCTGTAATTTTAAggaaactttccaaaaacattttttaaatccaatacAGTTGCTTATAAATCCTCTAAAAACATTCTTCggacgaaaaaaatcgacgtATGCAGACTTGAGACTTTCGTCATATTTCAAATACTTATGTTGATATATTAGAGCTAGAATATCAAGAGAAGTACACCAATTAtatgtctgaaattattacCAAATACTCATCAAACATTCACAAACaagatttcaacaaaaataaaaatccggAGATGATTCTTTGGTATTTGATCTTTTCAAAAGAGAACATTGCTACCTGCAACTTTGGTTTTGTCTCCCAAATGTGTTCCAATTCAAaacaacaaattcaatttcaaacttattAAATTACAGCTGATTTCATATCTAATAAAACCTAGCAAACTCtactgttttatttttaatattttgagaaaatttgcaTATAATGTTTAATTGCACGGCCTCCTGGGGTAAAAAgcatttaaacaattttaacatCTCTGCGTTAAATAGATGTGTTATGGGGAGCGTCCTGTCTCTACGATTTTTGTAACAAAACGCTCATAATTGGGAAAGGAATTTCGACATTGAAAATCGATTGTACGACCTTATTTTACTCGGTTTCAATTATGGCGTTTCAGTTTCTTATTAAAGGGGCGCCGGAATCAGCTTTCAAAAGCCGAGGCCTCCAATTACAACCCTAGCTGTTCATACTTTAAACCTCTGGTTTTGGCGTCCAAATTTTACTAATTCAGACAATgcagaaaatatttcgaaacaaaaaaaaacgacacaAGTATAGGAACATTTATTCTGGAGGATTAGTTTTTGGCAGTactatttttctcattcaaaaatgtttcattttcttgTGAAGAAGGCTTCAACTCTTCAAGTGACGGAGTCAACATTTCTGGACTTCCTCCCTTTGCATCGGATACCATTTTGTTTGCAACGGACATGGTTTCCGATGAAATTACTTGACCATCAGCAGGCGGCTCGCTCTCATTTGTATTCGTTGTAGTTGTTGTCATCGAGGAGTCCttctgaaaatggatattttattgaaattcataAGCTTCTTAAAACTGCTAACCGaagtcttcttcttcttcctctttaGAGTGGATTTTCTCGAGTTCTTGCTGCGAGCTGACACTGTGATTGGAGGCAATGAGTTTGGAAGCGCAACTGTAGCTGTTTCTGGTGGTGGGATACACACTGTGTCATTGCGCATCTTCTTTGTCGATGAATCTACTCGGATTGGCATATTTCCATTGAAACGATTCGATTCTGGATCAATATCAGGTTTTTCGTTCTCATCAAGAACAAGTTCAACATCCAACCAAGTCTCCAACTTTTTGactatctgaaataaaatgttttattgattAATTGTAATATTTTATATTACCACTTTCATTGTGTCTCTCTTGGCTGGATCCAATTGATATATACTCTTTTTGACTATTTCGTTCAATTCCGGTGGAGCCTGTTTAGTGAAGTTGGGGAATGCTCCAGAGAGAATATACCGTTTTGCTTCTCCCGCTTTCACTGCTAGATATGGTTCTTGACACGTGTATATCTCGTAGAGCAAAACCCCAAAAGTGTAGACATCAGATGCTCCGGAGAACGTGAATGTTGTAAGTGACTCTGGAGCCAGCCATTTCGTAGGCATCTTCATTGCCTTCTTCATCCTATACACTGATCCTTTCCTCGAAAGTCCAAAATCGGAAAGTTTCACCAGATTTTTGTTGTCATAAAGACAATTTCTGGCAGCAATGTCCCGATGGATAATGTCATGAGAATGCATAAACTCGATTCCCCATGCAGCTGAAATTGCCATCCTGTTCTTTTGATCCATAGTAAGAGTTTGACTATTCTTTTTGAGATATGAGTCTAGTCCTCCACCATTGATAAATTCAATGACAATGTACACAGGTTGCTCAAGAACTGCAATTCCACGACAACGAACAATGTTAGGATGATTGAGACTTCTCATCAGACGAGCTTCAGCCATTACTTccttcattttctcatttcctgCATCCAAATCTTTCCGCATCTGAAATATAACATAGGTAATCATTAACTTCTATTATGATgagtatttttccaaattaaaaaaagaccGAAACATACCGCTTTAATTGCTCCGTTAAATGTCTTATTTCCTCGTGTGACCGTTCCCTTGAACACTTCTCCGTATGCACCTTTCCCAACTTTCTTGATAAGATTTATTTGTGAATGTTtgaattcccaaaaaaacaaacaaattggTCGGCCAAGTTTGATTCGAAGATTTGGATGGACaagttcattttttcgataatgaTTATAAAGAGCATCAATcgaatgaaatgaaattttcaaatcaagcCAAACAGAATTGGCACTTCTTTCAATCAAGTAGTTTTTAATCTGAAAGATAACAACTAATTTGTCATTCTAATACATTTCAGATTCCTTACGTCTTTAGTATCAATCATAGCAACTGATTCTGTAGGCCAAGCTATGCTCAAAACAATATCCTTCTTTTGTTCTTTACCAACTGTTCTCTGAAATATGCTACCAATAGCTCCAACTGATAGAGGTATTAGTCAAATACCTCTGtaactctgaaaataaaatctccTTTCTTTTTGAGCACATATGGCAAATCTTCTCTTGGCAAATATCCATGATAGAACTTCTGATTCATCAAccatttgaaagttttctctTCGAAACTCATTTGATGAATCGACGACCACAATCGAGTGGTTTAAACTGTGAAATGGCAAGATTTCGTTACAAATATATTGTTATGACGTGTCGTTTCACTTACATAGAAAGAAAATAAGAGTTCAcgtttaaagttttaaaaattctattgAATGAATTGAACACTAAGCGCTGGGAACATTGGAAACTACAAAGATCTTTAAAGATCTTATATATACATAGAACTGAGAGTTACTCAAATTGGccgacattttttgttgtaattttccGTTTAATATCCaatattaattattaatttaaaaacaacggAATTCGTAATCATAGCACCTGGAGatcaaatcaataaattcgttattgaatttttcgtgaacttCAAAAGGcaaattctctaaattttgtTTGCGTGACATACGTCAGATTACAAATATATTTCACGTTGCACGTTGTCATACACCTTTCTGATATCAGTTCTCAATTTATTTCACGCGTCTTCTCAGCGATTCAGGATCAAAATCGTCTTCTGTTGAAACTCTTCGTACGATGAtgacaaataatttcaattacgGACCTCggatcaattttgaaaaacttcatcAACATCTTCCACAGTGAGCTCTGGTTTTTAGACAAGTAATGTAGCCCTCATTTTCAGTTCTACCATTATTCCTTCGGAGTATCTGGAGCCAATTTCAGCGTCCGAAAGGTGAGTGCGGTGAAGAAAACTGTATGAGTAAACGACtacaatttggaaaatctttcATGGAATTTAATACTGATCATAATTATTTCTTTTAAGCAAAAGTACTCGCCCATCGGAATCCTTGGCATCTGGAACAAGCACTCTTGGCTCACATTGGAAAAGAGTAGACTCTTCTGTTAAATCGGATAATACAACTGCCCCACCGTCTTCGTTCTCCACCTACTCTGATGGTACTGTTGTTCCTTCGGTTTATTCAGTGCGATCATTTGATTATCCACCATTGAGCGAGTCTTCTGTCTCTTTGAACACTGTTAGCCAAGTCACTACATCCACTGAATCGTCAGCTGCATCAGCTCTCAGTGTGGGAACTCGTGACTTCAGAAAATGCATCAATCTACAGATGCTAGGGCTGGATGAATTGGATTCGGTGAGAAAATTATCAGAAGATGAAACTTCTAGGCTTCTTGTTTGTGAAAAACAACAAGCCTTGTATACATTTCCGTGATCTTGCCACATTtgtaattataaaatttaaatgtagTTATCAACTGtcaaattaaaacatgaaaagtgtgaaatgagaaaacaaaCTTTCAGACTCTTGACCGAGCTTCTGAGCAATTTTCGGATTCCTTCTGGAAAGAATCAACCGACTATGACCAGGCAGTGAAGAAAGGAGAAATTCTTTGGCAGAAATTTGAAGAACTTATTGAGTGTTTGAACGAAAAAAGTGGCGATTGTACTGATGAAGAACTTCCTGCCCAGGGGGAAAAGTTTTTGGACTATGGAACTGTGGTGAGGTTTACATTGTGATCATTGTAGTTGACTAactcaatttcagattttgaagaCTTTTCGTACGAAATacagaattgaaaagtttgtcCGCAACACCGAAAGTGTTTACATCACGAACAACAATACTCTGGAAATGATTTTGGACAACGagaaaagtgttcaaaaaattcgtaaaaaccTGAGCATTATCCGCAAGATGGAAGCATATTTTTTGActgtgtctgaaaataaagataatcgagtgaaagaattttttcgagGTATTGTCAACATGGTTCCTACTCTTCCACTCAATCAAAATGAACGTGCCGATATTGATCATGTCATTCGAAACATCGAAGAAgattcgaaattcgaaaacaaaTACAAGTGTGAGCTAATCATGCGTCATTTGTTGGCTACCATCAGTAACTGGGATAAGGAGACACATGGAACCAACAGCAATTTGGGAAGTAGTATTTGGAAAAGCATTCCAAGTGAGATGCATACTGCTTCTCAAAACTCGTATGTCTCAGAAGTTATTGAAAGTTCTTCATTCGAATTGGCTAATCTTAGTACTGACGACTCGAATCTTGCTGACTTGGAAGGAGAGTTGCGTAGTGCTAGCATTCGTCGTGCAGTTGAAGGACCTAAAGGAATCTATGAGTTTGGGTACTGTAACATGAAGCAGTTTCGGGAAAATGtgtcaatttattttcagacctTGGGACACTGCTTccattttctctcaattttctaacAACTCTGATGGTCACACCAGTATTCAATCGCTTCAGGATCACCACTCTTCCTATGAACTTTCTTCGTCTGATGATCACTCAATTTTGCCTTCTCGTAAGCTTTccattgaattattttaattattgtttCTCTTTGCAGTTTCCTCGCGTTCAGTGccgaacaaaatttttgaaaacaccgTCAAAGAAATTGTCCAAGATGATTTGGATTTGAAGACTGCCTTATCGATTGGCGAGCCAATTGTAGCTGGACTACCAAGAACTCCTATTGATAACGAGACAGAAGTTGTCAGAAGTTGTACACAATCTGATTCGGCTGACACTTTCAACTTCTCCAGTGTTTCGCTCAATGAGATGGTAGATGATGCGCTTCACACCGCCAAGGGAGTTGGTGAGTttcacaacaacaaaaaacaattgcgCTCTTATTGCTTTTCTTTGAGAACTTGTTTCGCCGGTTAATTGAtccatcaaataaaaaattgaagctaTGTTTAACCACTTTAATATTAGAGCAATAAACATGTCCTCATTCTAATAATCACAACTTAATCTTTTGATTGTTCCGCCACGTTTTTTACTCATACCAAATTGCTCACCTTCCAGAATCTGCATCTGCTACAAACACATCTGCTACAAACCTACTTGACGCTCTTCACAGTTCTGCCCTCAAATGCGGAGTTGCTTTTAATGTAAGATACATGGAAATGTTAATACATATAACTTGTCATTAACATTTTAGGATCTAATGACTGCAATCTCAAGCAGCTCGGAAAGTGTTTCGGATACCCAGGCATCTCATCATTCTTCTGCCAGCCACTAATTTATTtctgtaaataattttattcaattgtcccgtttttgtattttattgtaATGAAGTTTTGTAGAGGGCAAATGTTTTTCGTCAAGTGTCTTGTTCAATTTTATCTTTGATGTTTGAATTAGCATATTTGCTTTAACAATAGTTTTGATTCGAGTTTTTCTTTGGTGCAatcttttgaaacatttttttgtgaaatgctTTAAGTTTAACCTACAAGTAAGTATAATTGATGAGATAACATGGtctagaaaattgataattaaaTAAGTCTTTGGTCGGTTAATGGGAGGAAAATTAGAACCGATAGCGGAAATGGAAGTTtaaaattggatgaaattgTAGTTTGAGATTCTGATAACATTGTCATCGTGGAATTATTATCTTCcacaaaaatgtgtaaaaagtAATGGAAACGAGGGAGTGCGTTTCTTTCTTGTTATGATAGCAATCCATGTTAACCTATTAAATGAATCCCGTTAAAGTGATACGGGATTCAGTGTCTacctttttatttatttttaatttcaaagataTAGCTTTACTGCTTCATGTATTCAAAATTGTGGTAATAGTTCTGAACTCTTGAAAACACTTTACTGTCACAGCCATCAAACAATCTTATCTATTCCTTTAACTACAACATACAAATCTTCGATAAAATATCATGATATGATAAATAAAATTGAGGCAAAGCAATGTCACATAATGAATGAACTTCTGAAACTgggtttattaatttttagaattagtATTTATGTAACCGTCAGAATTGTCAAGTAGGGAGATAACTTCGAACTCAACATGACAGTAGTCACGTGTGTATATAGACATCGATATTATATAAGTAAACACAACGCCCGCCTACATTTTATGCTCTTCTCCCTCCCAAACTGATAACTGTTTGGAGGCGATCACAACTAACTGTCTGATTGACTGATTTCTCGGCTCCGTGTGACTTATTCTGTTTTCAGAGTGATTTCCATTGTTTTACAAGTCATGAAAACACTTCTTGGATTTTTGATACTTCCTGGGTTTGCCAATTGTTTGAATATATTGTTCTATGTGTCTGTCATCGCACAATCACATATTCCTTTTCATAATACAGCCATCAAAGTGTTGTTGGATAGAGGGCATACTGTGGTGAGAAATAGTCATAAATCTTTTTTATGTAAAtctgacaaaaaattcaataaatattttttaggatCTAGTAATTGCGCAGCTAAACGAAATGGTAAAGCTTAAATTTCCAAACGGAGTTGGTAAAAACTATACATTCGGATACGAGGATCCCAATTTTTACCGCAAGAATGCTGGTCAtctttctgatatttttgtggaaaagcCAATTCCGATGGCTGAGTTCTTGACATTTGATGATATGACATTTAATCTGTGtgaaagtgagttttattgcaattttaataCATCATTTTCCAAGTTCAATTTCCAGCTGTGGTCAAGGATCCAAATCTTTTGAATTATATAAAACAGGGGAATTATGACATTGGTCTCAGCAGTGATTATGATCCATGTGCTAATATTCTCATGCATGCTGGAGGGGTTCCATCAAAAGCTAGTAAGTTGactactttaaaattttttttcggtggtTCAATAAACCAGCTTTAGGCATGGTTCCAACTCCTCTTTTCCAACCGCAAATTGTTAGCGCGGGCCTTCCGTCACCAGCAAGTGTTTATGGAAGTTCGTTTGAATAGTTTTCACCGTTTCattagttttccaattttcagcagttttaTATCCAAAAGGAGacgattcatttttcaatcgtCTTTTCCATCTTATCCGGCATACttacaatatttattttgtagCTCCAAgattaatggaaaaatatgtAAGGTTTTGAAACTAGCTTCggatttgtttgaaaaattttggttttcagaataatttacttttggaaacttttggtCCGACATTCCCAAGTGCGGAGGAAATAGAGAGAAATGTGGATATTATACTAGTGAATAgcaatgaaattattgaaaaaccacGTCCAGTTTCTCACAAAATCAAGTATATCGGTGGAATGGGGAAGAAAAAAGCTCAACCACTGAATAAagtaatcaatatttttgcaaaaaattttcgcgttttttttttcaggaatttaaTGATATCCTCGCTACATCTAACAAAGGAGTAGtccttttttcatttggaaCTCAAGTAGCCACATCTAAAGTTCCGATCGAAATTCGCAAAAACTTTGTGACCGCTTTCAAAcatttcccagatttttcatttttgtggaaatatGACAATTTGACTGACGATGCTGAATTATTTGCTGATTCCTCGAATATTCATAGAGTGGAGTGGTTACCACAAACTGATCTATTAGGTGGGTATCACTCGTATCACTATCACTcgtggaatttttgtttcattatGTTTAATCCAGTcatattaattcaaaaattcaataattccaaaaagttagaattgaaaaactcTTAAAAGCCAAGATAGAAATGGAGCTTATTGTCAGATTTTCTTATATTCTGCcgtaaattgaaaaagcttTAATAACAAACTTATAATCcctctatgaaaaatttcaagaaaaccaaaataaaataaagaagaaaTGAGTCGATGCtaggaaaattaataaaaggCTCCGCTTTTTTCTAGGATTTTTGGTGTGTATTTCTAGAACATGTTTGCACACGTATCGCAATTTTTTAGTTCTTATCTTCTAAATTACTATTAGTCTGATTGAGTAGAACACAATACTCTAAAATCACACGAGTGACAAACTCCCCtcaattcaaaagaaaaacgtcTGAATAAATATGGGATAGAAAGATATTCAGTCAATTTGCGAAACCTCAAAACTAGTTGCTATTAAAGAATGttcttttaagttttttttttttttgctgtacaGTAATggaatttctttaatttttttctaaataaaatgaaaaagtgaaatttgaagcttgcctgaaaaattcaggaatttaaaatattcaggAGATAATCGAGTGAAGGCATTCATTAGTCATATGGGATTGAACTCTTTTCTTGAAACATCAGCAGCCGGAATTCCAGTTCTTGCAGTTCCTCTTTTCATCGATCAACAGCATAATGCTTTGAACGGTATTTCATAAATCTATCAATACTATTTCAaagtcttcaaattttcagcagtcTCACGCGACATTGGTGTAATCGTAGAGAGACATCAATTAACAGTTGAAAACTTAGTCAATGCACTACAAAAGTTGTTGTATAATCCGAAATAtggagaaaatgcaaaaatgatttcaaaaatgatgaatGAGAAACCCGAACAATCAGAGAGGCTATTTGTTGATTGGGTTGAATATGCAGCAAAAAATCCAGGGCTTCATAAAGTGAGTTGGTTTAGGATTTATTATgatctgaaaaactttttttcagataatgaaTCTCCCGGGAGCAGAACTAACTCCATTTTGGTACTATAGCGTTGATGTTATTTTAATCGTTGTTCTATCTTTGACGTCTTCTTTAATAATCATTTGGAAAACATTGAGCTTCATAAAATGTCAGATTTCAATTCGATCAGTTCGATCAATTGAACCAAAATCTAAATCTGAATAATCTTATCAGGCTTTAATGttttccttttcaattttcgggtCAAGAGTTTCCAGttttaagaataaaaaaatctacacTAACTAAATCTATACTAACATTgtttaattggaaaatcataaaaacgTTACTCTCTCTGCCACACGCTAATCCATTTCGCTCTTCGAACTGACACATACCTGGAGATTATCGTACTGTCAGTCAAcacacaaaaattaaacacaaaaaattcacGTAAATGATGATTCGATTTCTAATTCTACTTATTTTATTCTGCTCGTGTCGAAAAGCGTCAGCTCAGGTGATCTCCTTGCACTTTCAAATGGGACAGAATGTCAAGAAAGACAATTTTCAGAGTGGACTGACAGCTTATGAGTCAATTCGAAGGCTAAGAGAATGTATCGATGTGATTGATGTAAGTGATGGTAGGAGTTATTAAAttatattcaagaaaaattctagaaaccGGAATTCAAGAGGACATGCGAAGAGAAATTTGGAGAGGAAAGGGATGAGTGCATCGAAAAATTTACCAAGGTATGACTCGTAAATCTTTTTTTGGAGTTCATAAAATCTACGGATAATTAACTTAAAGTTGAAACGaaaaccaagaaatgggcggagcttattgAAAACACAATGCCGacttcgaaaatcaaaatagagttaattatataaaattgaaaacccctttcagtatattttttttgactagTCTAATATGAggcaaatataaaaattgttccttgaagaatttcaaaaaaaaagtttcaaaggtTCACTTGTACATCTCTTTTGATTAAAGTTCTCAATGTATAATCTATTGGACTTTATTCTGCatatatcattttttgataactcctaaattgcagaaaataatGCCAACACTCAATGCATGTATTGTAAATTCCCGTGAATCAATAGTAACCATTCCAAATAGAGAGGAATTATAAAAACCTCAATCAACCGGATTAAACAATTCTATTGAAATCGTTCATAATActgatttttgtgtttttattttgttttaatattcTCGTTTGCAATGAAAatctgtaatttatttttgtttctcttctCAATCTTTACTATCAGAATGGCTGTCTTGGCGGAATATGTAAGGaatttttaatctatttttttttcaaagagaaaTAAATGAACAAGTGACGATATTTCAGCTTGAGCCAACATTGTccacaattgaaaaatgccacAATGAAGTGAAGGTCTGAACAAGAACTTTTGGTTTTAATGGAATTTCTTCGATTtcagcaaaaagaaaaatgtagcTGCCATAAGAAGGACATGTTTTGTAATAGATCATTTGCAGTGGTTATTTTAAatccagttttttcaaaatgtaactctaaaatttcagaaccatTGGAACAGTATTTTCCGTTGCCTCTCGACAGCTCAAAAATCAGCCAAAGGTGAtgcaaaaatgataaaatgaaCGTTTTGTGTGCTTCATCATGTCCACTTCATCGAACTTCTTCCTCGATTCGTGCCCCACTCTGAcaatgttttgttttattttagcGATGTCTGCAACTTTGTccattgataagaaaaagtgGCACGACTTTCGTCTCgtatcacttttttctcattgatGGCATGTTCGGATACATTTAACTCGTCGTGTAATATTAGAACTCGTTTGTGgattataaataatttttaaactcatgaaaattttctttgttctaaaacgcttttttgaaaagaaaatcgcAGTGacttactttttttaaaaataatttttgttaaaaaatagtATATTCATTTATAAATAACTGTAAATATTAAGTATAACTAGtaaatataaaacaattttcaatcttaaaagaacaaatgtttgaaaaaacttatGGGTACTGTGTTAAAGGCGCATGGCTTGAAAGTGCACCCGGGTCTCACAACGCTCGTGGCCGTTTCTCGTGTACTTCTCGTGGATAATctgttctttttgtttcttgcCAAGATcttgaaaagtatttttgtttttatgtatttattcctatttatattttttgaattattgaaatcGGGTAACctgtttttgaaagttctagTGCTACTGTTTTATAACCTGTTCATTCTTCATTGTGCTTTtcttactt includes:
- the T25B9.12 gene encoding Ovule protein (Confirmed by transcript evidence) → MAVLAEYLEPTLSTIEKCHNEVKQKEKCSCHKKDMFCNRSFAVNHWNSIFRCLSTAQKSAKGDAKMIK